A window from Azoarcus sp. DD4 encodes these proteins:
- a CDS encoding CBS domain-containing protein — MLVSEILAIKGKVLYTIAPNRRLSEAVTIMTEQDVGSLVVFAHGQMVGLLTFREVLQAVHKSGGGWESLAVEEAMLKAPLTAAPAMEMDELRRLMVDRHQRYLPVMDGNTLLGVVSFHDVAKAVLEEQSFENRMLKNYIRNWPAEEGES, encoded by the coding sequence ATGCTGGTGAGCGAGATTCTCGCAATCAAGGGCAAGGTGCTCTACACCATTGCGCCGAACAGGCGTCTGTCGGAAGCCGTGACCATCATGACCGAGCAGGATGTCGGTTCGCTCGTCGTGTTCGCTCACGGGCAGATGGTCGGTCTGCTCACGTTCCGTGAGGTCCTTCAGGCGGTACACAAGAGTGGGGGCGGCTGGGAGTCGCTGGCGGTCGAGGAGGCGATGCTGAAGGCCCCGTTGACGGCGGCGCCCGCGATGGAAATGGACGAGTTGCGCCGCTTGATGGTTGATCGGCACCAGCGTTACCTGCCTGTGATGGACGGAAACACGCTGCTCGGCGTCGTCAGTTTCCATGACGTGGCCAAGGCGGTGCTTGAAGAGCAGAGTTTCGAGAACCGCATGCTCAAGAATTACATCCGCAACTGGCCCGCCGAAGAGGGTGAGAGCTGA
- a CDS encoding long-chain-fatty-acid--CoA ligase: protein MEKIWLKSYPPGIPAEIDINEFRSIGDLFEQGVRKFGERTAYICMGKALTYAELDTLSARFAAYLQGELKLAPGARVALMMPNVLQYPVAMFGVLRAGYTVVNVNPLYTARELEHQLRDAGADVVVILENFAHTLEMVVQHLPVRHVVVTSLGEMLGFPKGALVNFVVRRVKKMVPPWRLPGAVRFSDAIAAGARQTLAPVDIGRDDIAYLQYTGGTTGVAKGAILTHGNIIANLQQAHAWIKPHLRERDEVIITALPLYHIFSLTANCLTFFKVGATNVLITNPRDIPGFVKELGKYRFTAITGVNTLFNALLNNPEFAKLDFSALHITLGGGMAVQQVVAERWKKVTGVPLIEAYGLTETSPAVAINPLDLAEFNHSIGLPVSSTEISIRDDDGVEQPVGQRGELCVRGPQVTRGYWNRPEDTARAFTHDGFLRTGDIAVIDATGYIRIVDRKKDMILVSGFNVYPNEVEDVVASHPGVLEVAAVGVPDERSGEAVKVFVVRKDPGLTEPDLIAYCRENLTPYKVPHRVEFRESLPKTNVGKILRRALRDGDGATG, encoded by the coding sequence GTGGAAAAAATCTGGCTGAAAAGCTACCCGCCCGGCATTCCTGCAGAAATCGACATCAACGAATTCCGCTCGATCGGCGATCTGTTCGAGCAGGGCGTGCGCAAGTTCGGCGAGCGGACCGCCTACATCTGCATGGGCAAGGCCCTGACGTATGCGGAGCTCGACACCTTGTCGGCGCGCTTTGCGGCCTATCTGCAGGGCGAACTGAAGTTGGCGCCCGGTGCGCGCGTTGCCTTGATGATGCCGAACGTGCTGCAGTACCCGGTGGCGATGTTCGGCGTGCTGCGAGCGGGCTACACCGTCGTCAACGTCAATCCGCTCTATACCGCGCGCGAACTCGAGCATCAGTTGCGCGATGCCGGTGCGGATGTGGTCGTGATCCTGGAGAACTTCGCCCACACGCTGGAGATGGTCGTGCAGCATCTGCCGGTCCGGCATGTGGTGGTGACCAGTCTCGGCGAAATGCTGGGTTTCCCGAAAGGCGCGCTGGTCAACTTCGTTGTCCGGAGGGTGAAGAAAATGGTGCCGCCGTGGCGTTTGCCGGGGGCGGTTCGATTTTCGGACGCGATTGCAGCGGGCGCACGCCAAACATTGGCGCCGGTCGACATCGGCCGCGACGACATCGCCTACCTGCAATACACCGGCGGGACGACTGGGGTGGCGAAGGGGGCGATCCTCACTCACGGCAACATCATCGCCAATCTGCAGCAGGCGCATGCGTGGATCAAACCCCATCTGCGCGAGCGCGACGAAGTCATCATCACAGCGCTGCCCCTGTATCACATCTTCTCGCTGACGGCGAATTGCCTGACTTTTTTCAAGGTCGGCGCGACCAACGTGCTGATCACCAATCCGCGCGATATTCCCGGCTTCGTCAAGGAGTTGGGCAAGTACCGTTTCACCGCCATCACGGGCGTCAATACCCTGTTCAATGCGCTGCTGAACAATCCTGAGTTCGCAAAACTCGATTTTTCGGCGTTGCACATCACGCTCGGCGGCGGCATGGCAGTACAGCAGGTCGTCGCCGAGCGGTGGAAGAAGGTGACCGGTGTGCCCCTGATCGAGGCCTACGGCCTGACCGAGACCTCGCCGGCAGTGGCGATCAATCCGCTCGACCTGGCGGAATTCAATCATTCGATCGGTCTGCCTGTTTCCTCTACCGAAATCAGCATTCGCGACGATGATGGCGTCGAGCAGCCAGTCGGGCAGCGTGGTGAATTGTGCGTGCGTGGGCCGCAGGTGACGCGGGGCTACTGGAACCGCCCGGAGGACACCGCCCGTGCCTTCACCCATGACGGCTTCCTGCGCACGGGTGACATCGCGGTCATCGACGCGACGGGCTATATCCGCATCGTTGACCGCAAGAAGGACATGATCCTGGTGTCGGGCTTCAACGTGTATCCGAACGAGGTCGAGGATGTCGTCGCCAGCCATCCCGGGGTGCTCGAGGTGGCGGCAGTCGGGGTCCCCGACGAGCGGAGCGGCGAAGCGGTCAAGGTCTTTGTCGTCAGGAAGGATCCGGGGCTGACGGAGCCCGATCTGATCGCCTATTGCCGAGAGAACCTCACTCCCTACAAGGTGCCGCACCGCGTCGAGTTCCGTGAGTCGCTGCCCAAGACCAATGTCGGCAAGATTCTGCGCCGTGCCTTGCGCGACGGCGACGGGGCGACGGGGTGA
- the ilvB gene encoding acetolactate synthase large subunit: protein MKQMTGADLIVRLLERQGVRTIAGIPGGAILPLYDALSRSEKIEHVLARHEQGAGFMAQGMARVSGRPEVCFASSGPGATNLVTAIADAQLDSIPLVAITGQVPLSMIGTDAFQEVDIYGMTVPITKHNFLVRSAAELLKVIPDAFRIAMSGRPGPVLVDVPKDVQNQLVEFEDFPAPAETDAVPLLDLAAIEQAATMINEASQPVLYLGGGVIHSGAAAQAVTLAEQAGLPTTMTLMALGAMPIDHPLSIGMLGMHGARYTNFVLEESDLLICVGARFDDRAIGRAAQFCPNAKIIHIDVDPSELHKIKTAHVAINGDVGAVLDALLPRVKVQLRKRWLSHVESLKSRFPMQMPDLDDARSHYGLIHAVAAALDDEAVITTDVGQHQMWVAQAYPFRRPRQWLTSGGLGTMGFGMPVAIGAALAAPERTVVCFSGDGSLQMNIQEFATLAELGLNVKVVLMNNNSLGLVYQQQNLFYGKRVFASKYRGGPDFCRIAEGFGIAAVDLDAAESPRAALTQALQAPGPCLIHVSIDREQFVYPMVPPGAANTEMIGG from the coding sequence ATGAAGCAGATGACTGGCGCAGACCTGATCGTGCGCCTGCTGGAACGACAGGGCGTGCGTACCATCGCCGGCATTCCCGGCGGCGCCATCCTGCCGCTTTACGATGCGCTGTCCCGCAGCGAGAAGATCGAACACGTGCTGGCGCGCCACGAGCAGGGGGCGGGTTTCATGGCGCAGGGCATGGCGCGGGTGTCGGGGCGGCCCGAGGTGTGCTTCGCATCGAGTGGTCCGGGCGCGACCAACCTGGTCACCGCCATTGCCGACGCCCAGCTGGATTCGATCCCGCTGGTGGCGATCACCGGCCAGGTGCCGCTGTCCATGATCGGCACCGACGCCTTCCAGGAAGTCGACATCTACGGCATGACCGTGCCGATCACCAAGCACAACTTCCTCGTCCGCTCGGCGGCCGAGCTGCTTAAGGTGATTCCCGACGCCTTCCGCATCGCCATGTCCGGCCGACCCGGTCCGGTGCTGGTCGATGTGCCCAAGGATGTGCAGAATCAGCTGGTCGAATTCGAGGACTTTCCGGCCCCGGCCGAGACCGATGCGGTGCCGCTACTGGACTTGGCGGCAATCGAGCAGGCCGCGACGATGATCAATGAAGCCAGCCAGCCGGTGCTCTATCTCGGCGGCGGTGTCATCCATTCCGGTGCCGCGGCCCAGGCTGTGACGCTGGCCGAGCAGGCTGGCCTGCCGACCACGATGACGCTGATGGCGCTGGGGGCGATGCCGATCGATCATCCGCTGTCCATCGGCATGCTGGGCATGCACGGCGCGCGCTACACCAACTTCGTGCTGGAGGAATCCGACCTGCTGATCTGCGTCGGCGCCCGCTTCGACGACCGCGCCATCGGACGCGCCGCGCAGTTCTGTCCGAACGCGAAGATCATCCACATCGACGTCGACCCGTCGGAGCTGCACAAGATCAAGACCGCCCATGTGGCGATCAACGGCGACGTTGGCGCGGTGCTCGATGCGCTGCTGCCACGGGTGAAGGTGCAGTTGCGCAAGCGTTGGCTGTCGCACGTGGAGAGCCTGAAGAGCCGTTTCCCGATGCAGATGCCGGATCTCGACGATGCACGCAGCCACTACGGCCTGATCCACGCGGTCGCTGCCGCGCTCGACGACGAGGCAGTCATCACCACCGACGTTGGCCAGCACCAGATGTGGGTGGCGCAGGCCTATCCCTTCCGCCGGCCGCGCCAGTGGCTCACGTCCGGTGGCTTGGGCACCATGGGCTTCGGTATGCCGGTGGCGATCGGCGCGGCCCTGGCGGCGCCCGAGCGCACCGTGGTGTGTTTCTCGGGGGATGGCAGCCTGCAGATGAACATCCAGGAGTTCGCCACGCTGGCCGAGCTCGGTCTCAACGTCAAGGTCGTGCTGATGAACAACAACTCGCTCGGCCTGGTGTACCAGCAGCAGAACCTGTTCTACGGCAAGCGGGTGTTCGCCTCCAAGTATCGCGGCGGTCCGGACTTCTGCCGCATCGCGGAAGGCTTCGGCATCGCAGCGGTGGATCTCGATGCCGCGGAGAGTCCGCGCGCGGCGCTCACCCAGGCGCTGCAGGCGCCCGGTCCTTGCCTGATCCACGTGTCGATCGACCGTGAGCAGTTCGTGTATCCCATGGTGCCGCCGGGTGCGGCCAACACCGAGATGATCGGAGGCTGA
- the ilvN gene encoding acetolactate synthase small subunit produces the protein MMIEQVADPLPQAGFAKVILELDVRNHPGVMSHICNLFARRAFNMEGILCMPVSDGKKSRIWLLVFEDQRLEQMLRQLEKLEDVLAVRRHGAEHEVFERLEDFFH, from the coding sequence ATGATGATCGAACAGGTTGCCGACCCGCTGCCGCAGGCGGGCTTCGCCAAAGTGATCCTGGAGCTGGACGTGCGCAATCACCCCGGGGTGATGAGCCACATCTGCAATCTCTTTGCGCGCCGTGCGTTCAACATGGAGGGCATCCTCTGCATGCCGGTGTCCGACGGCAAGAAGAGCCGCATCTGGCTGCTGGTGTTCGAGGACCAGCGGCTGGAGCAGATGTTGCGCCAACTGGAAAAGCTGGAGGACGTACTGGCGGTGCGTCGTCACGGTGCCGAGCACGAGGTGTTCGAACGCCTGGAAGACTTCTTCCACTAA
- the aroC gene encoding chorismate synthase: protein MSGNTIGTLFCVTSFGESHGPAIGCVVDGCPPGLMLTAADIQAELDRRKPGTSRHVTQRREPDEVEILSGVFEGVTTGTPIALLIRNQDQRSKDYGNIADSFRPGHADYPYWQKYGIRDYRGGGRSSARETAVRVAAGAIAKKWLAEKFGIVIRGYMAQLGPISVPFASWEEVDGNPFFVPNAGIVPQLEAYMDELRKSGDSVGARINVVASGVPVGWGEPVYDRLDADIAYAMMSINAVKGVEIGAGFDSIAQLGTEHGDELTPEGFLSNNAGGVLGGISSGQDILVSMAIKPTSSIRLDKRSIDRAGSPTIVNTHGRHDPCVGIRATPIAEAMLALVLIDHALRHRAQCGDVVTATPRIAGLAPDGVQAVPSPRSR from the coding sequence ATGTCCGGCAACACGATAGGCACGCTGTTCTGCGTCACTTCCTTCGGTGAATCCCATGGCCCTGCGATCGGCTGCGTGGTCGATGGTTGCCCGCCGGGGCTGATGCTGACCGCTGCCGACATCCAGGCCGAGCTCGATCGCCGCAAGCCCGGGACTTCGCGTCACGTGACGCAGCGTCGCGAGCCGGACGAGGTCGAGATCCTGTCCGGCGTGTTCGAGGGCGTCACCACCGGTACGCCGATCGCGCTGCTGATTCGCAACCAGGATCAGCGCTCGAAGGACTACGGCAACATCGCCGACAGTTTCCGTCCCGGCCACGCCGACTACCCCTACTGGCAGAAGTACGGTATCCGCGACTACCGTGGTGGCGGCCGTTCGTCGGCGCGCGAAACCGCGGTGCGGGTGGCCGCGGGTGCCATCGCCAAGAAGTGGCTGGCCGAGAAGTTCGGCATCGTCATCCGCGGCTACATGGCCCAGCTCGGGCCGATCTCGGTCCCTTTCGCATCCTGGGAGGAGGTCGACGGCAATCCCTTCTTCGTGCCGAACGCCGGAATTGTGCCGCAGCTCGAAGCCTACATGGACGAGCTGCGCAAGTCGGGCGATTCGGTCGGTGCGCGCATCAACGTGGTGGCGAGCGGCGTGCCGGTCGGGTGGGGCGAGCCGGTATATGACCGGCTGGATGCCGACATTGCTTACGCGATGATGAGCATCAATGCGGTCAAGGGCGTGGAGATCGGCGCCGGCTTCGATTCGATCGCGCAGCTCGGTACCGAGCACGGCGACGAGTTGACGCCTGAGGGTTTCCTGTCCAATAACGCTGGCGGCGTGCTGGGCGGGATTTCTTCCGGTCAGGACATCCTGGTGAGCATGGCGATCAAGCCGACTTCCAGCATCCGGCTGGACAAGCGGTCGATCGACCGCGCCGGCAGCCCGACCATCGTCAATACGCACGGTCGCCATGACCCTTGTGTCGGCATTCGCGCCACGCCGATCGCCGAAGCCATGCTGGCGCTGGTGCTGATCGATCACGCACTGCGTCACCGCGCCCAGTGCGGCGATGTCGTGACTGCGACGCCGCGCATCGCGGGGCTGGCGCCGGACGGAGTGCAGGCGGTGCCGTCGCCGCGCAGCCGCTGA
- a CDS encoding MFS transporter: MSAGAVASAAVSGALPYWRLSAYYFCYFAFVGAFSPYFTLYLKALSFSATDIAVLMSLMQVMRVLAPNLWGWLAEHLGVRLPIVRLSALMSLAGFSVFFFTDSFAGIFLGMALMSFFWSASLPLIESVTFAHLGTQGHRYGSVRAWGSVGFIVAVIGLGVVLDWLPIMAVLWGTASVLASIFLCSLAVPEAVRPLAHSASASLGDTLRRPEVKALLGACFLMSAAHGAFYVFFSILLVDHGYGKAMVGGLWALGVVSEILVFMFMPRLMRHYSLRAILLFAFSCAVLRFALTGWGVASAALVAFAQVLHGATFGAYHAAAIAAVNRWFAGRLQARGQALYGSLSFGAGGMLGGLVSGLGWETIGPAWTFTLGSGFALAGLLWLVWGWQPGLGEDGTDRPDGGGR, translated from the coding sequence GTGTCCGCTGGCGCAGTCGCGTCCGCCGCCGTGTCGGGAGCCTTGCCCTACTGGCGGCTGTCGGCCTACTACTTCTGCTACTTCGCCTTCGTCGGCGCCTTTTCGCCGTATTTCACGCTTTACCTGAAGGCGCTGAGTTTCTCGGCGACCGACATCGCGGTGCTGATGTCCCTGATGCAGGTGATGCGGGTGCTGGCGCCCAACCTGTGGGGCTGGCTGGCCGAGCACCTCGGCGTGCGCTTGCCCATCGTGCGGCTGTCGGCGCTGATGAGCCTCGCCGGCTTTTCCGTGTTCTTCTTCACCGACAGCTTTGCCGGCATCTTTCTCGGCATGGCGCTGATGTCCTTCTTCTGGAGCGCCTCGCTGCCGTTGATCGAGAGCGTCACCTTTGCCCATCTCGGTACGCAGGGGCATCGCTACGGCAGCGTCCGGGCATGGGGCTCGGTCGGCTTCATCGTGGCGGTGATCGGGCTGGGCGTGGTACTCGACTGGCTACCCATCATGGCGGTGCTGTGGGGGACAGCTTCGGTGTTGGCAAGTATCTTCCTCTGTTCGCTGGCCGTACCGGAGGCTGTGCGACCGCTGGCGCATTCGGCGAGCGCCAGCCTCGGGGATACCCTGCGCCGACCGGAGGTCAAGGCACTGCTCGGTGCATGCTTCCTGATGTCCGCCGCGCATGGTGCGTTCTACGTGTTCTTTTCCATCCTGCTGGTCGATCACGGTTACGGCAAGGCCATGGTCGGAGGCCTGTGGGCACTTGGGGTGGTATCCGAGATACTGGTCTTCATGTTCATGCCCCGTCTGATGCGGCACTACTCGCTGCGGGCCATCCTGCTGTTCGCCTTTTCCTGCGCGGTGTTGCGTTTCGCGCTGACGGGATGGGGGGTAGCAAGTGCCGCGCTGGTCGCGTTCGCGCAGGTACTGCATGGCGCGACCTTCGGTGCCTACCACGCAGCAGCGATTGCAGCAGTGAACCGATGGTTCGCCGGTAGGCTCCAAGCGAGGGGGCAGGCGCTCTACGGCAGTCTGTCCTTCGGTGCAGGTGGAATGCTGGGTGGGCTCGTCAGCGGGCTGGGTTGGGAGACGATAGGGCCGGCGTGGACCTTCACGCTCGGTTCCGGCTTTGCACTGGCCGGTTTGCTGTGGCTGGTGTGGGGTTGGCAGCCCGGGCTGGGTGAAGACGGGACGGATCGACCGGATGGAGGAGGAAGATGA
- a CDS encoding M48 family metallopeptidase, with amino-acid sequence MMAWSRVVLPGVLALTMAVACQSVQTTGGGAVGVDRSQAMLVSAQEVEQASSQQYQEVLADARRKNALNRNAEQVQRVRRIAARLTPATGVFRSDAPAWRWEVNVLSSDELNAWCMAGGKIAVYSGLIERLGLSDDEIAAVMGHEIAHALREHARERVSKAMATGLGISVAGALLGVGQAGQDLMGTVAKVTFELPNSRLHETEADRIGVELAARAGYDPRAAVSLWNKMAAQSNGAPPQWLSTHPSHDSRQQDLADYARRVLPLYERTRGGR; translated from the coding sequence ATGATGGCTTGGAGCAGGGTTGTGTTGCCAGGCGTACTGGCGCTGACGATGGCGGTTGCTTGCCAGAGCGTGCAGACCACCGGCGGCGGGGCGGTCGGCGTAGACCGCAGTCAGGCCATGCTGGTGTCGGCCCAGGAAGTCGAGCAGGCGTCGAGCCAGCAATACCAGGAGGTACTGGCAGACGCTCGGCGCAAGAACGCGCTCAACCGAAACGCGGAGCAGGTACAACGGGTGCGTCGCATCGCCGCCCGGCTGACGCCGGCGACAGGCGTGTTTCGCAGCGATGCGCCGGCTTGGCGCTGGGAGGTCAACGTGCTGAGTTCGGACGAGCTCAACGCCTGGTGCATGGCAGGGGGCAAGATCGCGGTCTATTCCGGTCTCATCGAGCGCCTCGGTCTGTCGGACGACGAGATCGCCGCGGTGATGGGGCATGAGATCGCCCATGCCCTGCGGGAGCACGCACGCGAACGGGTCTCCAAGGCGATGGCAACCGGCCTCGGCATTTCCGTCGCAGGCGCCTTGCTCGGGGTAGGGCAGGCCGGCCAGGACCTGATGGGCACGGTGGCCAAGGTGACCTTCGAACTGCCGAATTCGCGTCTGCACGAAACCGAGGCCGATCGTATCGGCGTCGAACTGGCGGCGCGTGCCGGCTACGATCCGAGGGCTGCGGTCAGCCTGTGGAACAAGATGGCCGCACAGTCGAACGGGGCGCCGCCGCAGTGGCTGTCGACCCACCCGTCGCACGACAGCCGGCAGCAGGATCTTGCCGACTACGCCCGGCGTGTGTTGCCGCTCTACGAGCGGACGCGCGGCGGACGTTGA
- the leuC gene encoding 3-isopropylmalate dehydratase large subunit: MEAQTLYEKLWSSHVVHQEADGTALIYIDRHLVHEVTSPQAFEGLKLAGRKPWRISSIVATADHNTPTDHWELGIQDPVSRQQVETLDANIREVGSLAYFPFKDLRQGIIHVIGPENGTTLPGMTVVCGDSHTSTHGAFACLAHGIGTSEVEHVMATQCLLQKKSKTMLIKVEGTLGRGVTAKDVVLAIIGKIGTAGGTGYAIEFGGSAIRSLSMEGRMTVCNMAIEAGARAGLVAVDQTTIDYLADKPFAPKGAQWDAAVAYWRTLTSDEGARFDKVVELDASEILPQVTWGTSPEMVTTVDGRVPDPAAIADPVRREGVERALKYMGLAPNTPINEIPVDQVFIGSCTNSRIEDLREAAAVAKGRSKAANVRRVLVVPGSGLVKQQAEAEGLDKVFVAAGFEWREPGCSMCLAMNADRLEPGERCASTSNRNFEGRQGAGGRTHLVSPAMAAAAAVTGHFTDVRTLN, from the coding sequence ATGGAAGCCCAAACGCTGTACGAAAAGCTCTGGTCGAGTCACGTCGTTCACCAGGAGGCCGACGGCACGGCGCTGATCTACATCGATCGCCACCTCGTCCACGAAGTCACCAGTCCGCAGGCCTTCGAAGGGCTGAAACTAGCCGGTCGCAAGCCGTGGCGCATCTCGTCCATCGTCGCCACCGCCGACCACAACACGCCGACCGACCACTGGGAACTGGGCATCCAGGATCCGGTGTCGCGCCAGCAGGTCGAGACGCTCGATGCCAACATCCGTGAGGTCGGTTCGCTCGCCTACTTCCCGTTCAAGGATCTGCGCCAGGGCATCATCCACGTGATCGGGCCGGAGAACGGCACGACGCTGCCGGGCATGACCGTGGTCTGCGGCGACTCGCACACCTCCACCCATGGCGCCTTCGCCTGTCTGGCGCACGGCATCGGCACCTCCGAGGTCGAGCACGTGATGGCGACCCAGTGCCTGCTGCAGAAGAAGTCGAAGACCATGCTGATCAAGGTCGAAGGCACGCTCGGCCGTGGCGTCACCGCCAAGGACGTGGTGCTCGCCATCATCGGCAAGATCGGCACCGCCGGCGGTACCGGCTATGCGATCGAGTTCGGCGGCAGCGCGATCCGCTCGCTGTCGATGGAAGGGCGCATGACGGTCTGCAACATGGCAATCGAGGCGGGTGCGCGCGCTGGCCTGGTTGCAGTGGACCAGACCACCATCGACTACCTCGCCGACAAGCCCTTCGCGCCGAAGGGCGCGCAATGGGATGCCGCGGTGGCCTACTGGCGCACGCTGACCTCCGACGAGGGCGCGCGCTTCGACAAGGTGGTCGAGCTCGACGCCTCCGAAATCCTGCCGCAGGTCACCTGGGGCACATCGCCCGAGATGGTCACCACGGTCGATGGCCGCGTGCCCGATCCGGCCGCGATCGCCGATCCGGTCCGGCGCGAGGGTGTGGAGCGCGCGCTCAAGTACATGGGCCTCGCGCCCAATACCCCGATCAACGAGATCCCGGTCGATCAGGTCTTCATCGGCTCGTGCACCAATTCGCGCATCGAGGATCTGCGCGAGGCGGCGGCGGTCGCAAAAGGCCGTAGCAAGGCGGCCAATGTGCGTCGCGTGCTGGTGGTGCCGGGCTCCGGCCTGGTCAAGCAGCAGGCCGAGGCCGAAGGGCTGGACAAGGTCTTCGTCGCCGCCGGCTTCGAATGGCGCGAGCCGGGCTGTTCGATGTGCCTGGCGATGAACGCCGACCGCCTCGAGCCGGGCGAGCGTTGCGCCTCGACCTCCAACCGCAATTTCGAAGGCCGCCAGGGCGCCGGCGGGCGCACCCATCTGGTGAGCCCGGCGATGGCTGCGGCTGCGGCCGTGACCGGCCACTTCACCGACGTGCGCACCCTGAACTGA
- the leuD gene encoding 3-isopropylmalate dehydratase small subunit → MKPFTVLDAIVAPLDRANVDTDAIIPKQFLKSIKRSGFGPNLFDEWRYLDVGQPGQDCSNRPKNPDFVLNQARYQGAQVLLARDNFGCGSSREHAPWALEDYGFRVIIAPSFADIFFNNSFKNGLLPIKLDAAELDVLFQQCEATEGYRLKVDLAAQTITRPDGKAIAFDVDPFRKECLLNGWDDIGLTLRHADKIRAFEEKRRAEHPYYFA, encoded by the coding sequence ATGAAACCGTTTACCGTTCTCGATGCCATCGTCGCGCCGCTCGACCGCGCCAACGTCGATACCGATGCGATCATCCCCAAGCAGTTCCTGAAGTCGATCAAGCGCAGCGGCTTCGGCCCCAACCTGTTCGACGAATGGCGCTACCTCGACGTCGGCCAGCCCGGCCAGGACTGCAGCAACCGGCCGAAGAACCCCGACTTCGTGCTCAACCAGGCGCGCTACCAGGGCGCGCAGGTGCTGCTCGCGCGCGACAACTTCGGCTGCGGCAGCTCGCGCGAACACGCGCCGTGGGCGCTGGAAGACTACGGCTTCCGCGTCATCATCGCGCCGAGCTTCGCCGACATCTTCTTCAATAACAGCTTCAAGAACGGCCTGCTGCCGATCAAGCTGGATGCGGCCGAGCTCGACGTGCTGTTCCAGCAGTGCGAGGCCACCGAAGGCTATCGCCTGAAGGTTGATCTCGCGGCGCAGACCATCACCCGCCCGGACGGCAAGGCGATCGCCTTCGACGTCGATCCCTTCCGCAAGGAATGCCTGTTGAACGGCTGGGACGACATCGGCCTCACCCTGCGCCATGCCGACAAGATCCGCGCCTTCGAAGAGAAGCGTCGCGCCGAGCACCCCTATTACTTCGCCTGA
- the leuB gene encoding 3-isopropylmalate dehydrogenase, producing the protein MKICVLPGDGIGPEITAQAVRVLGALDLKIELEEALLGGSAVDAAGTPYPEATQKLARAADAVLLGAVGGPKWDTLPREQRPERGLLGIRKDLGLFANLRPAILYPELANASTLKPEVVSGLDILIVRELTGDIYFGQPRGIETREVNGSQQRVGWNTMIYAEYEIRRILKVAFEAAQKRGKKLCSVDKMNVLETTQLWRDIADEMARDYPDVELSHMLVDNAAMQLVRNPKQFDVMVTGNMFGDILSDEASMLTGSIGMLPSASLDANNKGLYEPSHGSAPDIAGKGVANPLATILSAAMMLRYTFNQEEAALRIEGAVKKVLAQGFRTGDIYEPGTTKVGTKEMGDAVLAAL; encoded by the coding sequence ATGAAGATTTGCGTGTTGCCGGGTGACGGCATCGGTCCCGAAATCACGGCGCAAGCCGTGCGCGTGCTGGGTGCGCTCGACCTCAAGATCGAACTGGAAGAAGCCCTGCTCGGCGGCAGTGCGGTGGACGCCGCCGGTACGCCGTACCCGGAAGCCACCCAGAAGCTCGCGCGCGCGGCGGACGCCGTGCTGCTCGGCGCGGTCGGTGGTCCGAAGTGGGACACCCTGCCGCGCGAGCAGCGTCCGGAGCGCGGTCTGCTCGGCATCCGCAAGGATCTCGGCCTCTTCGCCAACTTGCGCCCGGCCATCCTGTATCCGGAACTCGCCAACGCCTCCACGCTGAAGCCGGAAGTAGTATCGGGGCTCGACATCCTGATCGTGCGCGAACTCACCGGCGACATCTATTTCGGTCAGCCACGCGGCATCGAGACCCGCGAAGTCAATGGCAGTCAGCAGCGCGTGGGCTGGAACACCATGATCTACGCCGAATACGAAATCCGCCGCATCCTCAAGGTGGCTTTCGAGGCGGCGCAGAAGCGCGGCAAGAAGCTGTGCTCGGTCGACAAGATGAACGTGCTCGAAACCACCCAGCTGTGGCGCGACATCGCCGACGAGATGGCAAGGGACTACCCGGACGTCGAACTGTCGCACATGCTGGTCGATAACGCTGCGATGCAGCTGGTGCGCAATCCCAAGCAGTTCGACGTGATGGTCACCGGCAACATGTTCGGCGACATCCTGTCGGACGAGGCCTCCATGCTTACCGGCTCGATCGGCATGCTGCCGTCGGCATCGCTGGACGCCAACAACAAGGGCCTGTACGAGCCCTCGCACGGTTCGGCGCCGGACATCGCCGGCAAGGGCGTGGCCAACCCGCTGGCCACCATCCTGTCGGCAGCGATGATGCTGCGCTACACCTTCAATCAAGAAGAGGCGGCGCTGCGGATCGAAGGCGCGGTCAAGAAGGTGCTTGCGCAGGGCTTCCGGACCGGCGACATTTACGAGCCGGGTACGACGAAGGTCGGTACGAAGGAAATGGGCGACGCGGTGCTGGCTGCACTCTGA